GGAGAGCGCCAGGCCAGGGCGATTGACGGTCGGCTCTTTGATCTCGCGTTTGAGCCCTTTCTTGGAGGAGGCCAGCTGGGTGAGCTTCAGCTCTTCGGCGTGGCTTTCGAAGAAGTCGCGCACGGTGTAGCGGGGGGCTTTTTCCGGCTTCGCCATGGGAGTTAGCTTTCTTCGCCCGCGTCGATCAGGCCGTAGTCTTTGTCAGCCCGCTGGTGCAGGAGGCAGAGGCGACCAGTCTCGGCATTTTTGAAGAGCACGAAGGAGCGTTCGCTCAGCTCCAAGTCCATGATGGCTTCTTCCACGTAGAGCGGCTTCAGCCGGTAGTGCTCTTTGTGCACAATGTGCGGCACGGGGTCGGCCGGCGCGGCTTCGGCGGCCTCCGCTTCGCTCGATTCGAGGACGGCCTGGTGATAGACGGCCTCCGCCACTGCCCGGATGGTTTCGTGCTTGCGGGGGCGGTGGGATTTCAGAAGACGGGTTTTGTGCTTGCGCATGCGGCGTGCGATCTTGGAGATCGTCTCGTCGATGGAGGCCATCATGTTCTCGTGCTC
This sequence is a window from Verrucomicrobiota bacterium. Protein-coding genes within it:
- the raiA gene encoding ribosome-associated translation inhibitor RaiA, coding for MQTSNVNVAITVTGRHKDITAEMREYAQQKIEGLHLDYPKIIEAKAILDISNYRQLCEIILFCANHITIEATSEHENMMASIDETISKIARRMRKHKTRLLKSHRPRKHETIRAVAEAVYHQAVLESSEAEAAEAAPADPVPHIVHKEHYRLKPLYVEEAIMDLELSERSFVLFKNAETGRLCLLHQRADKDYGLIDAGEES